Proteins from one Rhineura floridana isolate rRhiFlo1 chromosome 16, rRhiFlo1.hap2, whole genome shotgun sequence genomic window:
- the LOC133371438 gene encoding DNA excision repair protein ERCC-6-like isoform X1, protein MAELLGIDDPEQREQYRRFVSQAKQEAKNGNLEESIHLFRQALAIRPSEKLTVNIKKLEEALASLALDQEEDGFVDVCQSGLMLYGEMYDNLFDHQREGIAFLYSLYRDGRKGGILADDMGLGKTIQIIAFLSGMFDAELVRSVLLIMPTTLVSNWIKEFAKWTPGLRVKVFHGTCKAERSRNLERIQRRNGVLLTTYQMLLNNWQQLCSFGGKEFVWDYVILDEAHKIKSPSAKTTKLAHAIPSKNRILLTGTPVQNNLKELWALFDFACQGSLLGTSKTFKMEYENPITRARAKDATPGEKALGLKISENLISIIKPYFLRRSKDELQNKVMPELKSNLPGDQSKAAAPAMPSLPRKNDFIVWVYLSPIQEKIYRDFLSLDHIKELLMTIRSPLAELNILKKLCDHPRLLSARACSQLGLEASNDNEPYDGENNGLSGMMRNIEHISDEILIEESGKLCFLVALLERLQEEGHRTLVFSQSRKMLDIIERILTCRRFKLMRIDGTVTHLVEREKRIGVFQNGKDYSVFLLTTQVGGVGITLTAATRVVIFDPSWNPATDAQAVDRVYRIGQKENVVIYRLITCGTVEEKIYRRQVFKDSLIRQSTGDNKNPYRYFTMQELRELFTLGDTRSSTTQLQLQSLHATQRKTDTHLDEHIAYLHSLEIFGLSDHDLMYTHETVHDDEAEDEEAQKYIEHRVQKAQELVQLESQLKDQMMGNLQNTTEGAWLGEMESSTQPKKKMLKPSPNHTVVPPVPLEPTKNDEVLNLVSDDDDEIVNVSSKMESLLIEDDEQALQNTSNMDTSLSKKDGCKPTSLQEYELNREQTPVSSFTGAHSSSERENCSPESHEISPDLPVESKGKFNYVQVPPLQQSFEYVPDDDKQQTETEMSLDVSISPQGEAGGVAELDASAALQLQTSEMSEFNAVQKSGMSETMVQDESLAGSPLYEADFNLILDDSEDQLQDVSSKEMSLESTENTGFHLKLDSRCSSVAHSGLRENGGNQSLQAIKSKTESMIASGSNTACDASMDNSELSFGHKKKPVRRIDSDSEEDSADLVMRWDDSGHRKGSAMNSPNQICMSTPKTKWSTPSLCFSPRVKVSGRRSTASRRSLANVIMDQAEDIAETMESTCFVSSERSFQDYFERELTQEYIGLESVELEEEPLGETLDSESKFSYSQDADFPETQESF, encoded by the coding sequence ATTTGTATCCCAAGCAAAGCAGGAGGCTAAAAATGGCAATCTGGAAGAATCTATCCACCTTTTTAGGCAGGCACTTGCAATCCGCCCAAGTGAAAAGCTGACAGTGAATATAAAAAAGCTGGAGGAAGCATTAGCTTCGTTGgccctggatcaggaggaggaTGGCTTTGTGGATGTATGTCAGAGTGGACTAATGTTGTACGGAGAAATGTATGACAATCTGTTTGACCATCAGAGAGAAGGGATTGCCTTCTTATACAGTCTATACCGTGATGGAAGGAAAGGTGGCATCCTAGCCGATGACATGGGCTTGGGAAAAACCATTCAGATAATTGCTTTCCTCTCCGGCATGTTTGATGCAGAACTCGTCCGGAGTGTGCTGCTAATTATGCCAACCACCCTTGTTAGCAACTGGATTAAAGAGTTTGCCAAATGGACCCCAGGGCTGCGAGTGAAAGTCTTTCACGGGACCTGCAAGGCTGAGCGCAGCAGAAATCTAGAGCGGATCCAGCGGCGGAACGGCGTCTTGCTCACCACTTACCAGATGCTCCTCaacaactggcagcagctctgtagcTTTGGTGGGAAGGAGTTTGTTTGGGACTATGTCATCCTTGACGAAGCACACAAAATTAAATCTCCTTCTGCCAAAACGACCAAATTGGCGCATGCCATCCCTTCAAAAAACCGCATCTTGCTCACGGGGACGCCAGTGCAGAACAACCTAAAAGAACTGTGGGCTCTCTTTGACTTTGCTTGTCAGGGATCGCTTTTGGGCACAAGCAAAACCTTCAAGATGGAATACGAAAATCCTATCACAAGAGCAAGAGCAAAGGATGCAACCCCGGGAGAGAAAGCACTGGGGCTTAAGATCTCTGAAAATCTTATCTCTATCATCAAGCCATATTTCCTAAGACGAAGTAAAGATGAACTACAGAATAAAGTTATGCCTGAACTTAAAAGCAATCTCCCGGGAGATCAAAGTAAGGCTGCTGCTCCTGCgatgccttcactgcccagaaaAAATGATTTCATAGTGTGGGTGTATTTATCACCCATACAAGAAAAAATTTATAGGGACTTCTTGTCCTTGGATCATATCAAGGAGTTGTTAATGACTATACGGTCCCCACTGGCTGAACTGAACATCTTGAAGAAGCTCTGTGATCACCCCAGACTGTTGTCGGCTCGGGCGTGTAGCCAACTTGGTCTGGAAGCCTCCAATGACAATGAGCCATATGATGGCGAAAACAATGGACTTTCAGGTATGATGAGAAACATTGAACACATTTCTGATGAGATTCTGATTGAGGAGTCAGGAAAGctgtgtttccttgtggccctgctgGAAAGGCTGCAAGAGGAAGGTCACAGAACCCTGGTGTTTTCCCAGTCAAGAAAAATGCTAGATATTATAGAGCGTATCTTAACTTGCAGGCGCTTTAAACTCATGCGCATTGATGGGACAGTGACTCATTTGGTGGAGCGCGAAAAGAGGATTGGTGTCTTTCAGAATGGCAAAGACTACTCAGTGTTTCTGCTTACCACCCAAGTAGGTGGGGTTGGTATAACACTAACGGCTGCTACCAGAGTGGTGATTTTTGATCCTAGCTGGAATCCAGCTACAGATGCTCAAGCAGTGGACAGAGTTTACAGAATTGGGCAGAAAGAGAATGTCGTAATCTACCGGCTAATTACCTGTGGGACAGTGGAAGAGAAAATCTATAGAAGGCAAGTCTTCAAAGACTCGCTAATACGGCAAAGCACAGGAGACAACAAGAACCCATACAGGTATTTCACTATGCAAGAACTAAGGGAGCTCTTCACCCTGGGAGATACTCGCAGCTCCACAACACAGCTGCAACTGCAGTCCTTGCATGCCACCCAAAGGAAGACAGATACCCATCTAGATGAGCACATTGCATATCTCCATTCCCTGGAGATATTTGGCTTATCAGACCATGACTTGATGTACACACACGAAACAGTTCATGATGACGAAGCTGAGGATGAAGAAGCCCAAAAATACATTGAACACAGGGTGCAGAAAGCCCAAGAACTGGTACAGCTGGAATCCCAACTGAAAGACCAAATGATGGGAAACCTCCAAAACACAACTGAAGGAGCATGGCTGGGAGAAATGGAATCGTCCACCCAGCCAAAGAAAAAAATGCTAAAGCCTTCTCCAAATCACACTGTTGTTCCACCTGTGCCTCTTGAACCCACAAAGAATGATGAAGTTCTCAATCTtgtaagtgatgatgatgatgagattgTCAATGTGAGCTCTAAAATGGAAAGTCTACTTATTGAGGATGATGAGCAAGCGCTCCAGAACACATCTAATATGGACACATCGCTCTCCAAGAAGGATGGATGCAAACCAACCAGCCTACAGGAATATGAGCTAAACCGTGAACAAACTCCTGTATCCTCCTTTACTGGAGCTCACTCATCATCTGAGAGGGAGAACTGCAGTCCTGAATCGCATGAGATCTCCCCAGATCTTCCTGTTGAGTCAAAAGGCAAATTTAATTATGTCCAAGTGCCCCCATTGCAGCAGTCATTTGAATATGTGCCTGATGATGATAAGCAACAAACTGAGACTGAAATGTCTCTTGATGTTTCTATAAGCCCCCAGGGAGAGGCAGGTGGAGTTGCTGAGCTAGATGCCTCAGCAGCACTTCAGCTGCAGACCAGTGAAATGTCAGAGTTCAATGCAGTGCAAAAATCTGGAATGAGTGAAACGATGGTACAGGATGAATCACTAGCTggttctcccctgtatgaggctGATTTCAACCTCATCTTAGATGATTCTGAGGATCAGCTGCAAGATGTTTCATCAAAAGAAATGTCTCTGGAGAGTACAGAAAACACGGGATTTCATCTGAAATTGGACAGCCGCTGCAGCTCTGTAGCTCACTCTGGGCTCAGAGAAAATGGGGGCAACCAAAGTCTCCAAGCTATCAAAAGTAAAACAGAATCGATGATTGCTAGTGGCTCCAACACAGCATGTGATGCATCAATGGACAACAGCGAGCTTTCTTTTGGGCATAAAAAGAAGCCAGTGAGAAGAATAGATTCAGATAGTGAAGAGGACAGTGCTGATCTTGTAATGCGTTGGGATGACAGCGGGCATAGAAAAGGCTCTGCCATGAACAGTCCAAATCAGATTTGTATGTCAACACCAAAGACCAAATGGTCCACGCCCAGTCTTTGTTTCTCTCCTAGGGTAAAAGTTAGCGGAAGAAGATCCACCGCTTCTCGAAGATCCCTTGCTAATGTCATCATGGATCAGGCAGAGGACATTGCAGAGACTATGGAATCTACCTGCTTTGTGTCTTCTGAAAGGTCTTTTCAGGATTACTTTGAAAGAGAACTAACTCAGGAATACATTGGCCTGGAATCGGTGGAGCTGGAAGAGGAGCCATTGGGTGAAACGCTAGATTCTGAGAGCAAATTTAGCTATTCACAAGATGCAGACTTTCCTGAGACGCAGGAGTCTTTTTGA
- the LOC133371438 gene encoding DNA excision repair protein ERCC-6-like isoform X2, giving the protein MEQRFVSQAKQEAKNGNLEESIHLFRQALAIRPSEKLTVNIKKLEEALASLALDQEEDGFVDVCQSGLMLYGEMYDNLFDHQREGIAFLYSLYRDGRKGGILADDMGLGKTIQIIAFLSGMFDAELVRSVLLIMPTTLVSNWIKEFAKWTPGLRVKVFHGTCKAERSRNLERIQRRNGVLLTTYQMLLNNWQQLCSFGGKEFVWDYVILDEAHKIKSPSAKTTKLAHAIPSKNRILLTGTPVQNNLKELWALFDFACQGSLLGTSKTFKMEYENPITRARAKDATPGEKALGLKISENLISIIKPYFLRRSKDELQNKVMPELKSNLPGDQSKAAAPAMPSLPRKNDFIVWVYLSPIQEKIYRDFLSLDHIKELLMTIRSPLAELNILKKLCDHPRLLSARACSQLGLEASNDNEPYDGENNGLSGMMRNIEHISDEILIEESGKLCFLVALLERLQEEGHRTLVFSQSRKMLDIIERILTCRRFKLMRIDGTVTHLVEREKRIGVFQNGKDYSVFLLTTQVGGVGITLTAATRVVIFDPSWNPATDAQAVDRVYRIGQKENVVIYRLITCGTVEEKIYRRQVFKDSLIRQSTGDNKNPYRYFTMQELRELFTLGDTRSSTTQLQLQSLHATQRKTDTHLDEHIAYLHSLEIFGLSDHDLMYTHETVHDDEAEDEEAQKYIEHRVQKAQELVQLESQLKDQMMGNLQNTTEGAWLGEMESSTQPKKKMLKPSPNHTVVPPVPLEPTKNDEVLNLVSDDDDEIVNVSSKMESLLIEDDEQALQNTSNMDTSLSKKDGCKPTSLQEYELNREQTPVSSFTGAHSSSERENCSPESHEISPDLPVESKGKFNYVQVPPLQQSFEYVPDDDKQQTETEMSLDVSISPQGEAGGVAELDASAALQLQTSEMSEFNAVQKSGMSETMVQDESLAGSPLYEADFNLILDDSEDQLQDVSSKEMSLESTENTGFHLKLDSRCSSVAHSGLRENGGNQSLQAIKSKTESMIASGSNTACDASMDNSELSFGHKKKPVRRIDSDSEEDSADLVMRWDDSGHRKGSAMNSPNQICMSTPKTKWSTPSLCFSPRVKVSGRRSTASRRSLANVIMDQAEDIAETMESTCFVSSERSFQDYFERELTQEYIGLESVELEEEPLGETLDSESKFSYSQDADFPETQESF; this is encoded by the coding sequence ATTTGTATCCCAAGCAAAGCAGGAGGCTAAAAATGGCAATCTGGAAGAATCTATCCACCTTTTTAGGCAGGCACTTGCAATCCGCCCAAGTGAAAAGCTGACAGTGAATATAAAAAAGCTGGAGGAAGCATTAGCTTCGTTGgccctggatcaggaggaggaTGGCTTTGTGGATGTATGTCAGAGTGGACTAATGTTGTACGGAGAAATGTATGACAATCTGTTTGACCATCAGAGAGAAGGGATTGCCTTCTTATACAGTCTATACCGTGATGGAAGGAAAGGTGGCATCCTAGCCGATGACATGGGCTTGGGAAAAACCATTCAGATAATTGCTTTCCTCTCCGGCATGTTTGATGCAGAACTCGTCCGGAGTGTGCTGCTAATTATGCCAACCACCCTTGTTAGCAACTGGATTAAAGAGTTTGCCAAATGGACCCCAGGGCTGCGAGTGAAAGTCTTTCACGGGACCTGCAAGGCTGAGCGCAGCAGAAATCTAGAGCGGATCCAGCGGCGGAACGGCGTCTTGCTCACCACTTACCAGATGCTCCTCaacaactggcagcagctctgtagcTTTGGTGGGAAGGAGTTTGTTTGGGACTATGTCATCCTTGACGAAGCACACAAAATTAAATCTCCTTCTGCCAAAACGACCAAATTGGCGCATGCCATCCCTTCAAAAAACCGCATCTTGCTCACGGGGACGCCAGTGCAGAACAACCTAAAAGAACTGTGGGCTCTCTTTGACTTTGCTTGTCAGGGATCGCTTTTGGGCACAAGCAAAACCTTCAAGATGGAATACGAAAATCCTATCACAAGAGCAAGAGCAAAGGATGCAACCCCGGGAGAGAAAGCACTGGGGCTTAAGATCTCTGAAAATCTTATCTCTATCATCAAGCCATATTTCCTAAGACGAAGTAAAGATGAACTACAGAATAAAGTTATGCCTGAACTTAAAAGCAATCTCCCGGGAGATCAAAGTAAGGCTGCTGCTCCTGCgatgccttcactgcccagaaaAAATGATTTCATAGTGTGGGTGTATTTATCACCCATACAAGAAAAAATTTATAGGGACTTCTTGTCCTTGGATCATATCAAGGAGTTGTTAATGACTATACGGTCCCCACTGGCTGAACTGAACATCTTGAAGAAGCTCTGTGATCACCCCAGACTGTTGTCGGCTCGGGCGTGTAGCCAACTTGGTCTGGAAGCCTCCAATGACAATGAGCCATATGATGGCGAAAACAATGGACTTTCAGGTATGATGAGAAACATTGAACACATTTCTGATGAGATTCTGATTGAGGAGTCAGGAAAGctgtgtttccttgtggccctgctgGAAAGGCTGCAAGAGGAAGGTCACAGAACCCTGGTGTTTTCCCAGTCAAGAAAAATGCTAGATATTATAGAGCGTATCTTAACTTGCAGGCGCTTTAAACTCATGCGCATTGATGGGACAGTGACTCATTTGGTGGAGCGCGAAAAGAGGATTGGTGTCTTTCAGAATGGCAAAGACTACTCAGTGTTTCTGCTTACCACCCAAGTAGGTGGGGTTGGTATAACACTAACGGCTGCTACCAGAGTGGTGATTTTTGATCCTAGCTGGAATCCAGCTACAGATGCTCAAGCAGTGGACAGAGTTTACAGAATTGGGCAGAAAGAGAATGTCGTAATCTACCGGCTAATTACCTGTGGGACAGTGGAAGAGAAAATCTATAGAAGGCAAGTCTTCAAAGACTCGCTAATACGGCAAAGCACAGGAGACAACAAGAACCCATACAGGTATTTCACTATGCAAGAACTAAGGGAGCTCTTCACCCTGGGAGATACTCGCAGCTCCACAACACAGCTGCAACTGCAGTCCTTGCATGCCACCCAAAGGAAGACAGATACCCATCTAGATGAGCACATTGCATATCTCCATTCCCTGGAGATATTTGGCTTATCAGACCATGACTTGATGTACACACACGAAACAGTTCATGATGACGAAGCTGAGGATGAAGAAGCCCAAAAATACATTGAACACAGGGTGCAGAAAGCCCAAGAACTGGTACAGCTGGAATCCCAACTGAAAGACCAAATGATGGGAAACCTCCAAAACACAACTGAAGGAGCATGGCTGGGAGAAATGGAATCGTCCACCCAGCCAAAGAAAAAAATGCTAAAGCCTTCTCCAAATCACACTGTTGTTCCACCTGTGCCTCTTGAACCCACAAAGAATGATGAAGTTCTCAATCTtgtaagtgatgatgatgatgagattgTCAATGTGAGCTCTAAAATGGAAAGTCTACTTATTGAGGATGATGAGCAAGCGCTCCAGAACACATCTAATATGGACACATCGCTCTCCAAGAAGGATGGATGCAAACCAACCAGCCTACAGGAATATGAGCTAAACCGTGAACAAACTCCTGTATCCTCCTTTACTGGAGCTCACTCATCATCTGAGAGGGAGAACTGCAGTCCTGAATCGCATGAGATCTCCCCAGATCTTCCTGTTGAGTCAAAAGGCAAATTTAATTATGTCCAAGTGCCCCCATTGCAGCAGTCATTTGAATATGTGCCTGATGATGATAAGCAACAAACTGAGACTGAAATGTCTCTTGATGTTTCTATAAGCCCCCAGGGAGAGGCAGGTGGAGTTGCTGAGCTAGATGCCTCAGCAGCACTTCAGCTGCAGACCAGTGAAATGTCAGAGTTCAATGCAGTGCAAAAATCTGGAATGAGTGAAACGATGGTACAGGATGAATCACTAGCTggttctcccctgtatgaggctGATTTCAACCTCATCTTAGATGATTCTGAGGATCAGCTGCAAGATGTTTCATCAAAAGAAATGTCTCTGGAGAGTACAGAAAACACGGGATTTCATCTGAAATTGGACAGCCGCTGCAGCTCTGTAGCTCACTCTGGGCTCAGAGAAAATGGGGGCAACCAAAGTCTCCAAGCTATCAAAAGTAAAACAGAATCGATGATTGCTAGTGGCTCCAACACAGCATGTGATGCATCAATGGACAACAGCGAGCTTTCTTTTGGGCATAAAAAGAAGCCAGTGAGAAGAATAGATTCAGATAGTGAAGAGGACAGTGCTGATCTTGTAATGCGTTGGGATGACAGCGGGCATAGAAAAGGCTCTGCCATGAACAGTCCAAATCAGATTTGTATGTCAACACCAAAGACCAAATGGTCCACGCCCAGTCTTTGTTTCTCTCCTAGGGTAAAAGTTAGCGGAAGAAGATCCACCGCTTCTCGAAGATCCCTTGCTAATGTCATCATGGATCAGGCAGAGGACATTGCAGAGACTATGGAATCTACCTGCTTTGTGTCTTCTGAAAGGTCTTTTCAGGATTACTTTGAAAGAGAACTAACTCAGGAATACATTGGCCTGGAATCGGTGGAGCTGGAAGAGGAGCCATTGGGTGAAACGCTAGATTCTGAGAGCAAATTTAGCTATTCACAAGATGCAGACTTTCCTGAGACGCAGGAGTCTTTTTGA